The DNA region TGGGAAATGTGTTTCATAATTTGCGGTAGCAATAGCCAGAACCTAACGGAGGAGATGTGTGCTGAGGCGTGGGGGTAGACGTCCATGTGCAGTTCTTGCATTGGACGCCCAGTGCCGCTGTTGGCCAGCGTGTACTGGTGCTGCTGGGCGGGCAGCTCCCAAGCAGGGAGAGCCCAGCGAGCACAAAGTCAGATGCTGCATGGCTGACATCAGCTGAGAGCCCAGCCGAAATGTCTCGGTTGCACTGAAATACGCTCAAATTCAAAGCCCTTCCAAGGAATGTGCTGGGAATTCCGCATGGAGAAACGCCTGGAAACTCCAAGAGCACAAAGCAGAACCGAGAAGGTGAAGGAGGGAGACGGTGTCCCATGTCCGCCCCTAGGGATGTGGGAGGATTTCGCCGCAGGTCTGGGGTGACTCAGGCAGAGCCCGTTGGTTGGTAAGCACCGACTTAATACCTCAAAAAAGGAATGCTTACATTTAACGGAGCGGTGGGGAAAGCGTTAACTGGACTGAATGCAGGCAGAAAGAGGAGGCCGGTATCTCTCTTGGAAGATGAACCACAAACAGGACGTGTACCAGTGATATTTACAGTATAACAGAGAGCTACAATGTTGGAACGATCTTCTCAGCCTCCCTCACGGTTGCAGCCAGCTGAGATCTCAGGGCAGAAGTTTCTTGGGAGAGCTGGGAATGCAGGTGCTGTCTCAGTGCTAGAGGTGAGAGAAGAAATCCGtcctgggagctggctgggaatGAGAGGACAGGAACGTCAGTCCCTCTTTGCATTAGAGCATGGAAACCACAGTGACGGGGGAAGCATCTGTGCTTTTGATCTGCAGGCACCTGCTCCTTCCTTAGGGTGTGCTTGTTACCCTTAGGGTGTGCTGGAGTGGCGCCAGGGGTGGGGAAGAAGTCTATATCCAAGGGGGCAACAAAACCCGGCATGGGGCCTCTGAGGTTTCACTCGGTGGATCTGAATTCCTAGCTGGAAGACCAAGAAGGGAATTTTGGAAACTGAACTTGCTCAGGCTGCAGAAGTGCAGGCAGAATCTTCTTTTAGGAACACTATGTTCTGAAATATGGAGACATACCAGGAACTGAGCAGAATATGTTGCTTTATCTCTTTTCTAGTGTTAAGGTGTAAATTTCAGAGTAAAGAGGAGAACCGATTTTCAGCCGTTTTAACCTACCTTGTTAGGATAAAGATGTCATCACTAAACCAAAAAATGAGGAAGCCTGCGACATCACTACGCGCTCAAGCAGAAGCATGAATTCTCTGACACATTTATCTTATTGTGGCTATAGTTACTTAGCCTGTCCTAAAACGTAGTATGCCTTCATCTGGCAGTatacatattcttttttctaCTCGTACATattcattttgttattttgacCCAACAGCAAACACCAGCATTAGTTAGCTATCCGGTGGTGCACAGTAAGTGAGCCTCTTCATTTCGCGTTTCTctaaaatctgaaagaaaacgAGCTTCAGTCTAAAAGCAGCTTCTTCTGATGTGCCAAGATACTATTACAGCCAAGAGCTCCGTTAAGGGTCACCGTTCCTCTTGCACCCTTCTACACATGAAGCTGAAGGACACTGTTTCCCTTCTGAGATGAGGGGAGTAACAATTACCGGGTTACTGCAGCCAGGGTGGGAAGTGTCTATAGAAGCATTTCTCAGCTTGTgtcttttccctgctgcctAGGGGTGCCAAAGATTAGGTTATGTAGAAGCAAACACACCTTCCTCTCTCGGAGATGCCGAGAGCTGAGCAGGAGCACTGGCAAAGGCACAAAGCAGATGGATTCCAGGTGTCACTGTTATTTTTGCATGGCACGGGTGAGGAAAGAAACCGTGTTCCCAGCGCATCAACTGGTTTACTCGGCCTATGGTTGGTTTTACATCAAACTTCTGCGTTGGTGATGATAACAGCAGATGGCCACATCcctggaaagggagaaaggaagaaagagctGACCTGCTCTTTGATGGAAGTTAGTCTTCTACATTCTGTCATGCTTCCAAGTCAAAGGACGAGAAGAAGAAATCACCAAAAATGGCTGCATCCACGCAAAGTCCTCTAGTAGCTACAATTCTGGGGAATCTTAAAGTCAATTCTGGTTGTTACTGTCTCCTACTGATACAGTCAcgaagcttttattttaaaacaaatcaaggCATCAGCGAATTTGTAGGACTTCACCTGGTGAGTATTGTTTGATAGTCAGCTCCCttagcaaacaaaaatatggagaaaacgtcaaagaaattaaaggaaaagtgTCAAAATCAAGGAGGTTAGgaaactttatatatatatatatatatataaaataccgTGGTTCCTTTTAAAGTACAAGCTGAATTTAAATTGCTGGAACCAAAAATAAGTAGCAcaagctgtattttgttttctccacttttttttttgtttgtttgtttgtttcgttttgttttgttctgcaagAGGAAGACTGCTCTTGGAAGCACCAGTATATCGCGTGCGCATCTGACGGTGCTCGCCGCTGCATCTGCAGTCGCAGTCGCGATCTAAATCAATCCCCAGGGCCGGCGGTGAGTGCCTGACCCTGGGGGTTTTGTCAGGTCTCCGGCACCCATCCTGGTTCGCACTACCACGGCCTTGCTTAGGACCCCTCGCTTTCCCGTCCCACCTCCATGTCCCCACGGTTGTTCCTCCCGAATCCACTCCTGACCTCTCCCTTTTACCGAGTTTGATTCTGCCTCTAATAATCCCGTAATGTGCTTTGCATATTCCTAGAACCCCCCTCAAACATCTCGTAAGCAGTTTGCTCTTCCCTGTTAGACCCTTTCTGATAATCCATAATAATActtccctccccccgccccccttctTGTTTACGGAGTTTCTGGTTGTATCTCTTGGAGTTTACACTTCAGTGGTTGCTTTAATGGCCTATCGATCGGCGCCGTTAGATCCCTGGTCTTTCTATTGGCTTCATTAGCTCCGGCTCGTATCTGGGGTGTTAATTTACGAGCTCTCCTGCTTGTTTCCTTGCCTTCTGTATTAAATAGCTGTTGGCCATATATCCTTACACAGGTATAGGAGCTGAGGTTTGACCTCTGAGCACAGGAACTTCTAAAGTATTTCTAAGCCTGTGTGGTAACATTAGAGGAGGAAGGACAGTATACCtccaaaatatgaaaacagGTTGCAGCATTTTGACGTTTGTGTGTGGCTGGGGACATTTTTCAAGCATGTGTTATACAGTGATACATCTTCTTATGGGTACAAGGGTcacaggcaggaggggagaaTATTCCTGTCAAATAAGGAAAAATCCGCTTTTCACACAGAAAGGTGTTAAATCTGTGTGTCCTTTGGGTGGGGTGTGGTACACAatgtgaagaaaacagcattagaGTGATGTGTCCTAGAACAGCATTATCGTTCTAGGATGGTGGTGAGCTAGCATGATGGTGAAGCATTTACTTACGGGGCCTTTTCTCCTGTAAGCTCTCTGGCACCAGATCTCATATTCAACAGCGGTGCTTCTCTGACCCGCCCCACTTGCTAACTGCCCTGTGCTCAGTAACAagtggagaagagaaggcaaatCCTGCAGTGCATCCTCTGGAAGTGGCAGATCTTGCAATGCCCACACAAcacagaggaaaaccaaaagttGTGTATAAAGAGCTCGCGGTTGCGAGCTGGGAAGAGACGCCCAGAGCAGCGCTCTAGATGGGGGAGGGAGCCCGCTTCCAAGCGAGAAGCGCATTTACACTGCGCCTTTTGCCTTCGGTTTGGCATGGAGAGTGCAGATTCAAACAGCAAACTCCGAATCCGCAGCAATGCGCCGAGTGCGGAGGGAACTATTCCCCCTTGCGACGCTGGGTGGGGATATTGGCCACGGACCGGCCGGTGGCTCTGCCCGCCGCGTCTGCAGGCgcagggaaacaaaaaacccgTGTGAGCTGCTGGGGAGCGCGGCGGGCACGGGTCGGGGTGCTCGGAGGCTTCAGACCCCCTTACCTCCGGATTCCGGACAAGCACCGCTCTGCCTCGGACCCTGCTTAAAAATGCTGGGAGGCACGGAGGACGGTGGATGGCTTTTCTGGAGAGTAATGGCGTGTGTGGGATGGAGCCGAAACAGCAAGAGGCAAGTGATCTTCTTTATTCTGTGCGTTTGCGTGTGTCAGAGCGGGGCCGAAAGCCTCCGCTATTCTCTGGCGGAGGAAATGGAGAGGGACTCCTTTGTCGCCAATATtgcaaaggacctgggggttTCTCCGAGCCAACTGGCGGCTCGCAAGGCCCGCGTTGTGTCCGAGGGGAACGAGCAGCTTTTCCGCCTCAATCAAAACACCGGAGCCCTGACGGCAAAGGAGTCGCTGGACCGAGAGGAAATCTGTCCGCAGAGCGATACGTGCACACTCTTTTTTAAGATATTCTTTGAAAATCCGTTTCAGCTGATCCGAGGGGAGGTGGAGGTTCTCGATGTGAACGACAACTCCCCCGTGTTCCCGGAGAAGGAGATGGTTTTAGAGATCCTGGAAACGGCATCTCCTGGGTCCCGTTTCCATCTGGAAAGTGCCCAGGACAAGGACGTGGGCAGTAACGGTTTACAGAACTACAGCCTCGAATCCAATTCGCATTTCTCCCTCGCTCTCGAAACAGGGAAAGATGGACTGAGATACGTGGAGCTCGTCCTACAGCGCCAGCTGGACCGTGAAGAGCAGCGAGAACTGAATTTACTTCTCACCGCCACCGATGGGGGCTCGCCACCCAGATCGGGCACAGCCCAGGTCCGGATCGTGGTGGTGGATGCCAATGACAACATCCCGGTCTTCCGTCAGGAGGTCTACGAGGTGCGCCTGCCCGAGAACAGCCCCCCGGAGCAGCTGGTAGTCAGAGTGGCGGCTGCGGATCCCGACGAAGGGTCCTACGGGAAAGTGCGGTACGCCTTCACGCAGACATTGGAGAGGTCCCGGCAGCTCTTCGAGCTGAACCCTGCCACTGGGGAGATACGGGTCGCGGGCAACTTGGATTTCGAGGAAGCGAAAATGCACAAGATGGTGGTGAAAGCCATGGACGGCGGGGGGCTGTCTGCGCATTGCAAAGTGCAGGTGGAGGTCCTGGACATGAATGACAACGCCCCGGAGATAGCGCTCACCTCCGTCACAGCCTCCGTTCCCGAGGACGCCCCGCCCCGCACCGTGGTGGCCCTGTTCAGTGTGCGGGACAAGGACTCCGGAGACAACGGCAGGACAGAGTGTTCGATCGATGGGGACCTGCCCTTTAGCCTCACCCCCACTTTCGATAATTACTACGAACTGAGAACAAATCAGGCGCTGGACAGGGAGAGGACGGCGTTGTATAACATCACCATCACAGCCACGGACTGGGGCACGACGCGGCTGAGCACTCAGGAAAGCATATTCGTGCAGATATCGGACGTGAACGATAATCCCCCAGAGTTCACCCAGGAGGTTTACACCATGTCGGTCGCGGAGAACAGCAGCCCCATGCTCCGGATCGGCAGGGTGAACGCGACGGACGCCGACGCAGGAAAAAACGCTCGCGTAAACTACACGCTGGTGCCACAGGAAGGCAAATTGCAGCCCGACGTGTCGGTCAACTCTGAAAACGGGGATGTTTATATCCTCCGCCCGCTGGACTACGAGGAGGTGCACGCCTTCGAGGTGACGGTGCGCGCAGCCGACGGCGGCTCGCCGCCGCTCAGCGCCCAGGCGGTGCTACGCGTGGTGGTGCGGGACGAGAACGACAACGCACCCGTCGTGCTGCACCCGCCCCCCGAcagcagcgcggcggcgggcgagcTGGTACCGCGCTGGGCGCGGGCGGACTACCTGGTGGCCAAGGTGGTGGCGGTGGACGCGGACGCGGGGCAGAACGCGTGGCTGTCGTACGAGCTGGCCAAGGCGACGGAGCCGGGGCTGTTCCGCGTGGGGCTGCACAGCGGCGAGGTGCGCACGGCGCGGGCCGTGTCGGAGAGGGACGCGGTCCGGCAGAGGCTCGTCGTGCTAGTGCGAGACCGCGGGCAGCCGCCGCGCTCCGCCACCGCCACCCTCGGCATCGCCCTGGTGGACGGCTTCTCCGACGCCCATGTGCGGGTGAGTGAGGAGGCGCCGGCTGCCGAGCCCGACGGGCCACTGACCCTGTACCTCATCGCCTCCCTGGCCTGCGTCTCGGCGCTGTTCCTGGCGACCGCGGTGGCAGCCGTGGTGGTGAAGGTGCGGCGGGCCAGGCGGAGCCAGGCGGAGCCCTTGCCCACGTTCCCGAAGGCTGCCACGGAGAGCAACGCGGGCTCCCTGCCCCGCAACTACGTGTACGACGTCTGCTTCGCCGCCGGGACAGTCAACAGCGAATTTCGGTTCCTCAGGCCCCTCTTCCCCTGTTTCCCCGCTGGGCTGCCCCCCGGTCCGGGCGAGCAGCGGAGCTCGGTGTGCTCACAAgaggcagccagccccaggggagAAGGTGACTGGGCTGCACAGGTGAGGGACGTGGCCGCGCCGGGGCGATGAGAGAAGCAAGGAGCGAGTAGTgcggaggtgggggtggggcgtCATCCCTGGCAGGAAGGACTATCGATGTTGCGGAGATCGtggtggaggagctgctggggagggaggagagggtaGAAGAGGGTCCCAGAGCCGCTGTCGGGGGCCTCCCAGGAGGATCCGGCACGACTCAGCTGCTCCCTAAGTTCTGACTAACCGCACCTCTCTGCATCCAGCTGTATGCTCTGAGTGTCCGCGTTAGATCAAGTCTTTGGCATCACCACAAAGAGGGGCAGCTGGACCATGAGAAGGTGAGAAGTAGAGGTGTAGATGTGTGATCCACACAGCGGGTCCTGTCCATGCATTGTGTGGAGCCCGTAGGGACCCAGAGCAGGAGCGACACCGCTCCTcccgggggctgcagcaccGGGAATGTAGTGGGTTCTATTCAGCGtcagctggggctgtggggacaatAGTGCAAAGCGCAGTCACATCACTCACGGtgtcccctgcactgctgtTAGGAGCCTGTGCCCGGCTCTGCCAGGTGCCGTTCATCAGGGTGGTTGCGGTGCTGAACTCAAGCTGCTTTACAAGTTCCTGGAGTCTATGGAGGCGGGGCTCTCTGCCATTAAATTCCCTTATATTTTTGTGGCTTGCATGGACAGTATCAGCCAGGAAAATGTGGTTATCTGACTTTACAATGCGCTTTCCTAGTCCTTTCCTGGCCCAGGTGGGCTCTCCCAGGCAGTACCAGCACCTTTCTTTTCAGTCCTGCTGTGAACTCAGAGTCATAGCTGAGGCGCCCCTCAACCTCCAGCTTCAAAGAGCATGGGAGAGGCAAAGGGTGATCAGTGAAACAGTTTCTTCTCCCCTCACTCTCTCACTGGGTCCAAGTGGGACTTCTAAAACACGGGGTTACCAGTTCTGGGGATCCATCTAGCACTTCACAGGAGTCTAGACGATGAACATATGAGGTTGAAGACCTACCCACACCTTCTTACCCCTTAAAGTTTTTGTATTTAATCGCCACTGATGACTTGGACTAACTTTACTGCGGGTTCTCAGAACCGCAGTCGCAGTGGCCTCAGCGTAGATAAGGACACATCTTGATATATCACATTTCCTGTTTGTGAGAAAGTGGTTTTATTTCGGGCTCTTACCGCCTTAAATTACTTCCTCAGATTCATAAAAGGTTTCATTAGTGCCTTTGTGATGTCCACAGTGGAGGATGGTTTCTGGCTTTCGATTTTCCCTGTTCAGGTCAGAGACCCACCACCTAGTCCAACCTTTTCTTTGGCTCTGGATAGGGAAGAGTCTGGTGGTCTGGTGTCACTCATGCAGTAGTGTAAGACGTGACCTCCAAGATTCTCGCTGATGCCTGTTTACCTTCAGCACCCAAATGACAACCTCCACTCTCTGTTCTTTGCAGGGCAGAGCTCCCCTCCCCGAAGACACGGGTCCCAGACCTGCGGAAGCAGCTTGCTCTGCAAACAAGGGGATGGAGCTAAATATCAATTCTGATCAAAACCCTTGGGTCAGCCATCAGTaagtgaagagaaaaacaagcatCTCTGTCCTCACTGGCTAACATGCTCACGGGGAAAAGTGAACGAAGAGACCAAacacccaccaaaaaaagtacCAGGGAGATACAAAGCTTCTCTGTGAGAGAGCAAAAACACTCTCCTCTTGAGCATACTTTATTCATGTAGGTATTTTGTAATTGTGATATGGATGGGACGAGGACTGTGTTGCATGTTGATTACACTTAGACCTGATGTGTGATTGTGAGAGTGCTACCGCTTCTAAATGTTAAGGGAAGTACCGAGAACTGGAAGCAGATGTTCAAGAGAACTTTTTTCTACATcaccttttctgtgttttttcttatgCAGAGGGATCTGTAATAATGTCTTAATTTCCTGCAGCCTGTTCAATACCAAACAATATTAAGCAAAATTAAGTGGTGCTTGCAAAGAAATTTCTTAATAACAAGCAGAAGCTGATTACATTACAAACGGCCGACAGTGGCACACTTTGTGTATTTGATCAAGAGTTTACAGGTTCTCCACACTGCAGAGTGGGCTTTGAGcaatgtattctttttttttttcccttcataacGTGAAGTTGaaattaacatttcagaattttggGGTATACAGTAGtagagaattaaaaatactgtctgtAGTTTTAAAGTAGGCTAAACCATTTACAATAAACTTAAGGTATAGTAGAATATAGGGCGTCAATaagctttcagtttttctttcattaatcaGTATTGATCTATAAAGTAATGTGGTATTTCCCGTCGCTCACACATTTTTTAGAGCCAAATgcctgaagacagaaaacaataaaatctaCTTGAAAGTCCCTCAGGTGAGTGTGCGGTCTCGAAGGTCACTTCTCATAGTCATCGCTGAGGAAATAGCCACCCCAAAGAGCAGGATTTCGGGAATAAATCCCTGCATTTGGGATGGAATTTATGCAGGGGAAATCAGAGCGATCTGGAAAGTAGGCTGCTCTCAGAAGCCAGAGTAAGGTGGAGGGGCCTTTTCTGAGCCAAGCTGAGGTTTGAGAGATGCTGCCTCCGGCCTCTTTGCGAGGGCTCCCAGCCTTGAGAGGTCGTGAACTGGGGGAACAATCTCGGTCCCTTCCAGAAACCCACCGAGAATTACTACATGGCCATCGCTGCCATGCGTGGTTCATGGACCAGCTCACTCTGGATGCCGGACATCTATAGCCatacacagctttttttctttagctaaaCGGGCTAAAACTCATTTCTTCACTGTGTATAAACAGTCCAAACCGTTATAGGGGggacacataaaaaaaaaaaagctttaaataaatCTCCTTTACAAATAAAAGGTAAAGAGAAGCATTGCTCACTCAAGCGGAGGCCATACTTTGAACAGGGTTGTATGGACAGCTAAATCCTTATGCCTTTGACCTCGTAAGAGAGAAATCGAACGGTCTGGGTCCCTCCCGCAGGCTCCGCGCTGGGAGATCTCCGTGTCTTTCCGCAGGTTGGCCGCCTGGTGCCGCTGCCGACCGCGGAGGCTCCGCGCAGCTCCCGGCTCCACCGCGCCGGGGCtcgggcgggcggggcggcacCGTCCGGGCTGCGCTGCTCAGAGCTCGGCAGGCTGGCTCGGCAGCTCCATCCAGCTCACAGGGGGAAGAAATCGGTTCGCTGAGAAGGAATGGAGCTGACGAAGAGGGAGGAACCGCTCCTACGGCCAGCAGCGGCTCTGGTCCTGCTCCTCTGCGTGTCAGGGATGAGGGCAGAAACCGCCCGGTACTCTGCGCCCGAGGAGGCGGAGAGAGGCTCCTTTGTGGCGAATATCGCTAAGGATTTGGGACTGACCGGTGAAGAATTATCGGCTCGACAAGTTCGGCTCGTTcctgaaggagaaaagcagtatttacagCTGAACCAGCACAGCGGGGATTTGGTGGTGCGAGAGCGGATGGACCGGGAGGAGCTGTGCGGGCAGAACGAGCCCTGCCTGGTGCGTTTCGAGGTGCTGCTGGAGAGCCCCCTGCAGTCCTTCCGAGCTGAGGTAAGACTCACAGACATCAATGATCATTCTCCTGTGTTCTTAAATAAAGAGATAGTTTTAAAGATCCCGGAAAGTGCAGTGCCAGAGGCTCGATTTTTGTTGGAAAGCGCTCAGGATCCAGATGTGGGGAACAACAGTCTGCAGCATTACAGTATCAGCTCGAACGAGTATTTCCGTATCTACACCCGGAGGCGGAGTGACGGCAGGAGGTACGCCGAGCTGGTGTTGGACCGTGCCCTGGACCGGGAGCAGCAGGCTGAAATCGCGTTCACCATCACGGCTGTAGATGGCGGGTCTCCACCGCGCTCTGGTACAGCCTTAATCCGCGTGGTAGTCCTGGATGTAAATGACAACGCCCCGGTATTTAGCCGGAGTCTGTACAAAGTCCCGCTATTAGAAAATAGCTCCCAGGATACCTTTGTGGTGGCAGTGTCCGCTAGAGATTTAGACTCAGGAACGAACGGGGAAATAGCCTATTCCATAGTgcaaaattcagaggaaaatcGCCACACgtttaaaataaatccagagTCAGGGCAGATTCGACTCAAAAAGTCGGTGGATTATGAAGAAACAAAGACCTACGAGATAGACGTCCAGGCAACAGACGGAGGGGGGCTATCTGCGCACTGCAAGGTGCAGGTGCAGGTGCAGGACGTGAACGACAACGCCCCCGAGGTGATCATCACCTCCCTCACCAGCACCCTCTCGGAAGCCGCCCCGCCGAACACCGTGGTGGCCCTCTTCAACGTGCGGGACCGGGACTCAGGGGACAACGGCAGGGTGAGCTGCGAGCTGCCGGGTGAGCAGCCTTTCAGCATCACGCTGTTGCCGGCCGATGCTTACGCGCTGGTGACGTCGGAGGAGCTGGACCGGGAGGAGGTGGCAGAGTACAACGTGACTGTGCGGGCCCGCGACCAGGGCTCCCCCGCGCTCACGACGTCCAAAACGCTGCTCGTGAGGCTCATAGACGTGAACGACAACGCGCCAACCTTCGCCCAGGCCGTTTACACTATGATGCTTAGCGAAAATGAGCCGGCGGGGAAGAGCCTGGGTCGCCTGACCGCGACGGACGCCGACGCAGGAAAAAACGCCCGCGTGAGATACGCGCTGGAcccgcccccgccgggcgcAACCTCCGCAGCATCATTCGTGTCCGTGGACGCGGAGAGCGGAACCGTGCGGGCACTGCGCCCGCTGGACTACGAGGAGGTGCGCGCCTTCGAGGTGACGGTGCGCGCAGCCGACGGCGGCTCGCCGCCGCTCAGCGCCCAGGCGGTGCTACGCGTGGTGGTGCGGGACGAGAACGACAACGCACCCGTCGTGCTGCACCCGCCCCCCGAcagcagcgcggcggcgggcgagcTGGTACCGCGCTGGGCGCGGGCGGACTACCTGGTGGCCAAGGTGGTGGCGGTGGACGCGGACGCGGGGCAGAACGCGTGGCTGTCGTACGAGCTGGCCAAGGCGACGGAGCCGGGGCTGTTCCGCGTGGGGCTGCACAGCGGCGAGGTGCGCACGGCGCGGGCCGTGTCGGAGAGGGACGCGGTCCGGCAGAGGCTCGTCGTGCTAGTGCGAGACCGCGGGCAGCCGCCGCGCTCCGCCACCGCCACCCTCGGCATCGCCCTGGTGGACGGCTTCTCCGACgccttcctccagctctcccATGGTCCTGCGGGGAGGCAGCAGCCGCAGGCGCCCGAGGAGGACCTGCTTACCACCTACCTCATCGCCTCCCTGGCCTGCGTCTCGTCGCTCTTCCTCCTCTCCGTCCTCACCTTTTCGGCGGCCAAGCTCTGCAAGGCCCGCCTCCGAGCACGCCTGTCGCCCCCTTCTGCCCCCAGCTACGGTGACGGCGACTTCGCCGCCGACGGCGTGGACGTGACCGGCACGGGGACACTGTCGCCGGCTTACCGCTACGAAGTGTGCCTGACCACCGGCTCGGGGAGGAGCGAATTCCAGTTCCTGAGGCCCGTCTTGCCCAGCCTGAAACGCAGCGCTGAAAGTGGAGGGGGCCAGGAGGGGGAAGGGCCGTGCTGCTCGCAGCTGGCTGGCGAGAGGGAAGGCGGCCCGGGGAGCGCGGCCCCTCCTGCCGTCCCGCCACCGGGCTGGCCGGCCGCCGGGCGCGTCCATGCCTGAGGCTCGCTGGGAGCCGCCTCCGCTCCCCGCGCTCAGCAGTGCCGTGCCGTGCCCGGCGCGCTGCCCCTGCGGAGGCTCTCGCCCGGCTCCTCCGGCCGGGGAAGGCGGCTCAGTCCCTGCGGCCTGAGCAACCGCCCCACGGCGCCGTGGGAAGCGCCCCGAGCTCGCCTCGCCGCCGCGCCTCTCGGAgtgcccggcccggcctcccGGCAGCCGAGCACGCCCGCCTGCCCGCGGGCCCCGGGAGGCGGCGGAAGGCGCGGGGCAGCTGCCGGCGCTGTCCGTGCGCTCGGGCTGAGGCGGCGGCCGCGCGGGGCTCCCGGCACGCCTTCCCGGCGCCTCCCTCCGCGGCGCGGCGTGCTGCCGCGGGGCCCCCACGCGGGCGAGCGGGGGCGGCGTGTGCGCACGGGGCAGTGTGCCGGGGCgagccggcggcgggcggcggccgcaGTCCCGGCGCGGGCCGCAGGGTGGTGCTCCCGGCCAAGGCGGCGCAGAGCGGCGGAGGGCGGGGAGGCGGCCAAGCACGGCCCTACCCAGCGCAACCGGGCAGCCGCGGCGAGCGGCGGCGAGTGGGGTCCGCGCAATCCGCTGCCGGGCCGCCAGCCGGACTCGGCGAGAGGGAGCGCGCCCGCCCGGCACCGGCGATCCGCGAGACGGAGGCTGCCCGCTGGCCCGACATGGCGATCGCCAGGCAAGTGCTTTgtctctctgctttcctctctctgcCGCACGCGCGC from Falco biarmicus isolate bFalBia1 chromosome 8, bFalBia1.pri, whole genome shotgun sequence includes:
- the LOC130153422 gene encoding protocadherin beta-16-like, whose amino-acid sequence is MRRVRRELFPLATLGGDIGHGPAGGSARRVCRRRETKNPCELLGSAAGTGRGARRLQTPLPPDSGQAPLCLGPCLKMLGGTEDGGWLFWRVMACVGWSRNSKRQVIFFILCVCVCQSGAESLRYSLAEEMERDSFVANIAKDLGVSPSQLAARKARVVSEGNEQLFRLNQNTGALTAKESLDREEICPQSDTCTLFFKIFFENPFQLIRGEVEVLDVNDNSPVFPEKEMVLEILETASPGSRFHLESAQDKDVGSNGLQNYSLESNSHFSLALETGKDGLRYVELVLQRQLDREEQRELNLLLTATDGGSPPRSGTAQVRIVVVDANDNIPVFRQEVYEVRLPENSPPEQLVVRVAAADPDEGSYGKVRYAFTQTLERSRQLFELNPATGEIRVAGNLDFEEAKMHKMVVKAMDGGGLSAHCKVQVEVLDMNDNAPEIALTSVTASVPEDAPPRTVVALFSVRDKDSGDNGRTECSIDGDLPFSLTPTFDNYYELRTNQALDRERTALYNITITATDWGTTRLSTQESIFVQISDVNDNPPEFTQEVYTMSVAENSSPMLRIGRVNATDADAGKNARVNYTLVPQEGKLQPDVSVNSENGDVYILRPLDYEEVHAFEVTVRAADGGSPPLSAQAVLRVVVRDENDNAPVVLHPPPDSSAAAGELVPRWARADYLVAKVVAVDADAGQNAWLSYELAKATEPGLFRVGLHSGEVRTARAVSERDAVRQRLVVLVRDRGQPPRSATATLGIALVDGFSDAHVRVSEEAPAAEPDGPLTLYLIASLACVSALFLATAVAAVVVKVRRARRSQAEPLPTFPKAATESNAGSLPRNYVYDVCFAAGTVNSEFRFLRPLFPCFPAGLPPGPGEQRSSVCSQEAASPRGEGDWAAQGRAPLPEDTGPRPAEAACSANKGMELNINSDQNPWVSHQ
- the LOC130153428 gene encoding protocadherin beta-16-like, translated to MELTKREEPLLRPAAALVLLLCVSGMRAETARYSAPEEAERGSFVANIAKDLGLTGEELSARQVRLVPEGEKQYLQLNQHSGDLVVRERMDREELCGQNEPCLVRFEVLLESPLQSFRAEVRLTDINDHSPVFLNKEIVLKIPESAVPEARFLLESAQDPDVGNNSLQHYSISSNEYFRIYTRRRSDGRRYAELVLDRALDREQQAEIAFTITAVDGGSPPRSGTALIRVVVLDVNDNAPVFSRSLYKVPLLENSSQDTFVVAVSARDLDSGTNGEIAYSIVQNSEENRHTFKINPESGQIRLKKSVDYEETKTYEIDVQATDGGGLSAHCKVQVQVQDVNDNAPEVIITSLTSTLSEAAPPNTVVALFNVRDRDSGDNGRVSCELPGEQPFSITLLPADAYALVTSEELDREEVAEYNVTVRARDQGSPALTTSKTLLVRLIDVNDNAPTFAQAVYTMMLSENEPAGKSLGRLTATDADAGKNARVRYALDPPPPGATSAASFVSVDAESGTVRALRPLDYEEVRAFEVTVRAADGGSPPLSAQAVLRVVVRDENDNAPVVLHPPPDSSAAAGELVPRWARADYLVAKVVAVDADAGQNAWLSYELAKATEPGLFRVGLHSGEVRTARAVSERDAVRQRLVVLVRDRGQPPRSATATLGIALVDGFSDAFLQLSHGPAGRQQPQAPEEDLLTTYLIASLACVSSLFLLSVLTFSAAKLCKARLRARLSPPSAPSYGDGDFAADGVDVTGTGTLSPAYRYEVCLTTGSGRSEFQFLRPVLPSLKRSAESGGGQEGEGPCCSQLAGEREGGPGSAAPPAVPPPGWPAAGRVHA